From the genome of Pelobates fuscus isolate aPelFus1 chromosome 6, aPelFus1.pri, whole genome shotgun sequence, one region includes:
- the LOC134614308 gene encoding histone H4, with the protein MSGRGKGGKGLGKGGAKRHRKVLRDNIQGITKPAIRRLARRGGVKRISGLIYEETRGVLKVFLENVIRDAVTYTEHAKRKTVTAMDVVYALKRQGRTLYGFGG; encoded by the coding sequence ATGTCTGGTCGCGGTAAAGGAGGGAAAGGGCTCGGTAAAGGTGGTGCCAAGCGGCACAGGAAGGTGCTCCGTGATAACATCCAGGGGATCACTAAACCGGCTATCCGCCGTTTGGCTCGCAGAGGAGGTGTCAAGCGAATCTCCGGCCTCATTTACGAGGAGACTCGAGGAGTGCTGAAAGTCTTCCTGGAGAACGTTATCCGCGATGCCGTCACATACACCGAGCACGCCAAGAGGAAGACGGTCACCGCCATGGACGTGGTGTACGCGCTGAAACGCCAGGGCCGCACTCTCTACGGTTTCGGAGGTTAA
- the LOC134614307 gene encoding histone H2B 1.1 codes for MPEPAKSAPAPKKGSKKAVTKTQKKDGKKRRKSRKESYAIYVYKVLKQVHPDTGISSKAMGIMNSFVNDIFERIAGEASRLAHYNKRSTITSREIQTAVRLLLPGELAKHAVSEGTKAVTKYTSAK; via the coding sequence ATGCCTGAACCAGCCAAGTCCGCTCCCGCACCCAAGAAGGGCTCTAAAAAAGCCGTGACCAAGACCCAGAAGAAGGATGGGAAGAAGCGcagaaagagcaggaaggagagctatgccatctacgtgtacaaggtgctgaaACAGGTCCACCCCGACACCGGTATCTCCTCCAAGGCCATGGGGATCATGAactcctttgtcaatgatatcttCGAGCGCATCGCAGGGGAAGCCTCCCGTCTGGCTCACTATAACAAgcgctccaccatcacctcccgggAGATCCAGACCGCTGTACGGCTCTTACTGCCCGGAGAGCTGGCCAAACACGCCGTGTCTGAGGGCACCAAGGCAGTGACCaagtacaccagcgccaagtaa
- the LOC134614306 gene encoding histone H2A type 2-B: MSGRGKQGGKVRAKAKTRSSRAGLQFPVGRVHRLLRKGNYAERVGAGAPVYLAAVLEYLTAEILELAGNAARDNKKTRIIPRHLQLAVRNDEELNKLLGGVTIAQGGVLPNIQAVLLPKKTDSHKPAKSK, encoded by the coding sequence ATGTCAGGAAGAGGCAAACAGGGCGGCAAAGTCAGGGCTAAAGCCAAGACCCGATCATCCAGAGCAGGTCTGCAGTTCCCAGTCGGCCGTGTCCACAGGCTGCTCAGAAAGGGCAATTATGCCGAGCGGGTTGGAGCCGGAGCTCCGGtctatctggctgcagtgctggagtatCTGACCGCCGAGATCCTGGAACTGGCTGGGAATGCAGCCCGAGACAACAAGAAGACCCGCATCATCCCCCGCCATCTGCAGCTCGCTGTGCGCAACGACGAGGAGCTCAACAAACTGCTCGGAGGGGTCACCATAGCCCAGGGTGGGGTATTGCCCAATATCCAGGCTGTTTTACTGCCCAAGAAAACCGACAGCCACAAGCCAGCCAAGAGCAAGTAA